The Virgibacillus phasianinus genome includes a window with the following:
- a CDS encoding heptaprenylglyceryl phosphate synthase, which yields MQNSLKNFKHIFKLDPAKEISDEDLDTLCESGTDAIIVGGTDDVTLDGVLDLLSRIRRHSVPCILEISNMESITPGFDHYFIPMVMNSKDKKWMMDIQHQAIKQYKDIMDWDEIFVEGYCILNEHAKAFSYTNSQLPDDTDVTAYAYMAEHVFHLPVFYMEYSGTYGDPALVKKVKEQLNNTMLFYGGGIENNFQAKEMKEHADVIIVGNSIYTNFKKALKTVKAVSDMEKDN from the coding sequence TTGCAAAATTCATTGAAAAATTTTAAACATATATTTAAACTTGACCCAGCAAAGGAAATTTCTGATGAAGACCTTGATACACTCTGTGAATCAGGGACAGACGCGATTATTGTTGGCGGGACAGACGATGTGACTTTGGATGGTGTGTTGGATTTACTATCACGCATTCGCCGTCATTCTGTGCCATGTATTTTAGAAATTTCCAATATGGAATCCATTACACCGGGGTTTGATCATTATTTTATTCCGATGGTCATGAACAGCAAGGACAAGAAGTGGATGATGGATATCCAGCATCAAGCGATTAAACAATACAAAGATATAATGGACTGGGATGAAATTTTTGTAGAAGGTTATTGCATTTTAAACGAACATGCGAAGGCCTTTAGCTATACGAACAGTCAGTTGCCTGATGATACAGATGTAACAGCATACGCATATATGGCAGAGCATGTTTTTCATTTACCGGTATTTTATATGGAGTATAGTGGTACTTATGGTGACCCGGCGCTTGTTAAAAAAGTGAAAGAACAGTTGAATAACACGATGCTATTTTATGGCGGGGGAATAGAAAATAATTTTCAGGCGAAAGAAATGAAAGAACATGCTGATGTTATTATTGTTGGTAATAGCATTTATACAAATTTCAAGAAAGCATTAAAAACGGTAAAAGCAGTATCCGATATGGAAAAAGATAATTAA
- a CDS encoding adenine deaminase C-terminal domain-containing protein, with amino-acid sequence MEENGYLWRNRELREHVAVIDGKVAPTKVLTNGIYLNVYTKQWLKANIWILKNRIVYVGDKLPEQTDGVEMIDCEGRYLVPGYIEPHAHPFQLYNPESLAKHAAKFGTTTLVNDNLMWLFLLDQKKAFSLLKEFTKLPISMYWWARFDSQTALQDDEELFNSETVLSWLENKAVVQGGELTAWPALLRGDDRLLYWMQEANCLGKPVEGHLPGASEGTLNKMKLLGVNADHESMTADEVRTRLRLGFQVGLRYSSIRPDLPEILEGLVAEGINTYENMTMNTDGSTPAFYEEGLMNVCIAIAIDKGVPLEDAYRMASYNVAKHFNFDDELGGIAPGKIAHINILEDKVNPDPVSVLANGQWITKDHACEPVNHQIDWQKHDIRPITFDWTLTESDLQFSIPIGLDMINDVIMKPYAIKTDVTLNQLPIMNNDAFLLLIDRNGKWRVNTTLRGFTKELGAIASTYSTTGDIVFIGKNKQDILLASARLHELGGGIVVAHDGEIIFELPLPLSGIMFDGKMDDLIAKEKELKLILKEHGYPYSDPVYSILFLSATHLPFIRVTQRGIVDVKKREVLFPAIMR; translated from the coding sequence ATGGAAGAGAACGGATACCTCTGGCGGAACCGTGAGCTTCGAGAACATGTTGCAGTAATCGATGGAAAGGTAGCGCCAACAAAAGTACTAACAAACGGAATCTATTTAAATGTTTACACTAAACAATGGCTAAAAGCAAATATATGGATATTAAAAAATCGAATTGTTTATGTAGGAGATAAATTACCAGAGCAAACAGATGGTGTGGAAATGATAGATTGTGAGGGCCGCTATCTGGTACCTGGATACATTGAACCGCATGCACACCCTTTTCAGCTATATAATCCGGAGAGTCTTGCCAAACACGCGGCTAAATTTGGAACAACCACACTTGTCAATGATAATTTAATGTGGCTTTTTTTATTAGACCAGAAGAAAGCGTTTTCTTTATTGAAGGAGTTTACTAAACTACCAATCTCTATGTATTGGTGGGCTCGGTTTGATTCACAAACGGCATTGCAGGATGATGAAGAGCTTTTTAATAGTGAAACCGTGCTGTCATGGCTAGAGAATAAGGCTGTTGTCCAGGGCGGGGAATTAACCGCATGGCCGGCACTGCTCAGGGGTGACGACCGCTTGCTTTACTGGATGCAGGAGGCGAACTGCCTTGGGAAGCCTGTTGAGGGCCATCTGCCGGGAGCGTCGGAGGGAACCCTGAATAAAATGAAGCTGCTCGGTGTTAACGCAGACCATGAATCTATGACAGCAGATGAAGTCAGGACAAGACTAAGACTGGGATTCCAGGTAGGATTACGCTATTCATCAATTCGTCCGGATTTACCAGAAATTCTAGAAGGACTGGTTGCTGAAGGGATTAATACCTATGAAAATATGACAATGAACACGGATGGGTCTACGCCGGCATTTTATGAAGAAGGACTAATGAATGTTTGTATCGCGATTGCAATTGACAAGGGGGTCCCGCTTGAAGACGCATATCGCATGGCAAGCTACAATGTTGCCAAACATTTTAACTTCGATGATGAGCTTGGAGGTATTGCACCTGGAAAAATTGCACACATTAATATATTAGAGGACAAAGTTAATCCTGATCCAGTTAGTGTATTAGCAAATGGACAATGGATTACAAAAGATCATGCCTGTGAACCAGTAAACCATCAAATTGATTGGCAGAAACACGATATTCGACCAATAACATTTGATTGGACGTTAACTGAAAGCGATCTGCAATTTTCAATACCAATCGGACTGGATATGATTAATGATGTGATCATGAAGCCATACGCAATTAAGACTGACGTTACGCTTAATCAATTGCCAATCATGAACAACGATGCATTTCTGTTACTGATTGACCGAAACGGCAAATGGCGAGTGAATACAACCTTGCGCGGGTTTACCAAAGAACTTGGAGCTATCGCAAGTACCTATTCCACAACGGGGGATATTGTCTTTATTGGTAAAAATAAACAGGATATTTTACTCGCATCAGCAAGGCTGCATGAGCTTGGCGGGGGAATCGTTGTTGCCCATGACGGCGAAATCATCTTTGAACTTCCCCTTCCGTTATCCGGTATTATGTTTGATGGCAAAATGGATGATTTAATTGCTAAGGAAAAAGAGCTGAAACTAATTTTAAAAGAGCATGGATATCCATACAGTGATCCAGTCTATTCCATATTATTTTTATCAGCTACTCATTTGCCGTTTATTCGCGTTACCCAGCGCGGAATTGTTGACGTAAAGAAAAGAGAAGTACTCTTCCCAGCAATCATGCGGTAG
- a CDS encoding DUF3048 domain-containing protein gives MKKTFFYLFIAIVILLVGCSKEESRATNNDDKENAVEEKDSTPKVAEEAEFVYPLTGMESDEQVDNRAIGIMVNNHTKARPQTGLSKADIVFEILAEGQITRFLALFQSELPDVVGPVRSAREYYFELANGYNALYVYHGAANFVNDMIKERGIEHLNGSLHDNDGHLFKRESFRKAPHNSYVQVGAIYDVAKSKDYPVKAKDKPLPFLEKAEAKNIDGDPASHVEIVYSDQPMEIVEYDYDEKAGKYTRYSDLKQTVELDSNEPILVDNIFIVKTHHEVIDDAGRRAVDLTSVGEGYLIQKGKIQQVNWKNEDGRIIPVKDGKKVGFVPGKTWINVVPLNTPVHVSK, from the coding sequence ATGAAAAAAACTTTCTTCTATTTATTTATCGCGATTGTTATACTACTTGTAGGCTGTTCGAAAGAGGAAAGCAGGGCAACAAACAATGATGATAAAGAAAATGCAGTTGAAGAAAAAGACAGCACACCAAAAGTGGCTGAGGAGGCTGAATTTGTTTACCCATTAACAGGCATGGAATCAGATGAACAGGTAGACAATCGTGCAATCGGCATCATGGTGAATAACCACACAAAAGCTCGGCCGCAAACAGGATTATCGAAAGCCGACATTGTTTTTGAGATACTGGCAGAGGGACAAATCACTCGTTTTCTGGCGTTGTTTCAAAGCGAACTGCCTGATGTAGTGGGACCTGTACGCAGTGCACGTGAGTATTACTTTGAACTGGCGAATGGCTATAACGCTCTATATGTTTATCATGGTGCAGCAAATTTTGTGAATGACATGATAAAGGAACGCGGTATCGAACATTTGAATGGTTCCTTGCACGACAATGATGGTCACCTGTTTAAACGGGAAAGTTTTCGCAAGGCGCCACATAATTCCTATGTACAGGTAGGAGCTATTTACGACGTAGCAAAATCCAAGGATTATCCGGTAAAAGCCAAGGATAAGCCATTGCCGTTCTTGGAAAAAGCTGAAGCGAAGAATATTGACGGCGACCCAGCATCACATGTTGAAATTGTCTACTCAGACCAGCCGATGGAAATCGTAGAATATGATTATGATGAAAAGGCTGGAAAATATACGCGATACAGCGACCTGAAGCAAACAGTGGAACTAGATTCTAATGAACCTATTCTGGTTGATAATATTTTTATCGTTAAAACCCATCATGAGGTAATAGATGATGCTGGACGCAGGGCAGTTGACCTTACTTCAGTCGGTGAGGGCTACCTGATCCAAAAGGGGAAGATCCAGCAAGTGAATTGGAAAAATGAGGATGGCCGGATTATCCCTGTTAAAGACGGGAAGAAAGTAGGCTTTGTTCCGGGTAAAACATGGATTAATGTTGTTCCATTAAACACACCAGTGCATGTTTCAAAGTAA
- the pcrA gene encoding DNA helicase PcrA, producing MSQTIDDLLKGLNNEQQQAVKQTEGPLLIMAGAGSGKTRVLTHRIAYLLSEKDVAPRNVLAITFTNKAAREMKARVSKLIGPESEKIWVSTFHSMCVRILRRDIDRIGYNRNFTILDSGDQLSVIKQILKNLNIDPKKFEPRAMLGAISNAKNELITPEEYSKNVGNFYDRQISEIYTSYQKTLQKNQSLDFDDLIMQTIHLFKRVPEVLESYQRRFQYIHVDEYQDTNHAQYFLVKQLASRFQNICVVGDSDQSIYGWRGADITNILTFEKDYPSAKSVFLEQNYRSTKAILSAANKVIENNTGRKPKNLWTENDDGKNINYFQGGTEHEEAFFVTDKIQELTREHGYTPNDIAVLYRTNAQSRAIEDTLMKSTIPYQMVGGTKFYERKEIKDMVAYLRLITNPDDDLSFERVVNVPKRGIGKTSVDRIRAHAADHGISFFETVKEIDFVGVSKKAAQALSEFGSLIGSLSQQQEFLTATDMVEAVLKRTGYEESLKRENTIESQSRLENLEEFMTVTQDFEETSEEDKTLVTFLTDLALIADIDKVEDEDEVADEKITLMTLHAAKGLEFPVVFLIGMEENVFPHSRSMFDEDEMEEERRLAYVGITRAEKELYVTHAKMRTLFGRTNMNPISRFINEIPTDLLDGIEEAREAMFGGRRPIQETPAPVKRKAQKMQTTTGAENQPWSTGDKASHKKWGTGTVVKVQGEGEAMELDIAFPAPTGIKRVLAKFAPITKQ from the coding sequence GTGAGTCAGACTATAGACGACTTACTAAAAGGATTAAATAATGAGCAGCAGCAGGCAGTTAAACAAACAGAAGGACCATTGCTCATCATGGCAGGTGCAGGCAGTGGGAAAACGCGCGTGTTAACACATCGCATCGCCTATTTACTCAGTGAAAAGGATGTCGCACCAAGAAATGTTTTAGCTATAACCTTTACAAATAAGGCAGCACGTGAAATGAAAGCACGTGTAAGTAAGTTGATTGGACCGGAAAGTGAAAAAATCTGGGTTTCTACCTTTCACTCCATGTGTGTCCGTATTTTACGCCGCGACATTGATCGAATTGGCTATAATCGTAACTTCACCATTTTAGACAGTGGTGACCAGTTATCAGTCATTAAACAAATTCTTAAAAACCTCAATATAGACCCGAAAAAGTTTGAGCCAAGAGCAATGCTTGGGGCGATCAGTAATGCAAAGAACGAATTAATCACACCGGAGGAATACAGCAAGAATGTAGGCAACTTTTATGACCGCCAGATATCCGAAATTTACACGTCGTATCAAAAAACACTGCAGAAAAATCAATCCCTCGATTTTGATGACCTAATTATGCAAACCATTCACTTGTTTAAACGGGTTCCAGAAGTGCTGGAAAGCTACCAAAGACGCTTTCAATATATTCATGTTGATGAGTATCAGGATACAAACCATGCACAGTATTTCCTGGTGAAGCAGCTTGCATCACGCTTCCAGAACATTTGTGTTGTTGGTGATTCAGATCAATCGATTTATGGATGGCGCGGAGCCGATATTACTAATATTTTAACCTTTGAAAAGGACTATCCGTCTGCAAAATCGGTCTTTCTGGAACAAAATTATCGTTCAACAAAGGCTATTCTGTCAGCGGCAAATAAAGTGATTGAAAACAATACAGGGCGTAAGCCGAAGAACCTGTGGACAGAAAACGATGACGGCAAGAATATTAATTATTTTCAAGGTGGAACTGAACATGAAGAAGCGTTTTTTGTTACGGATAAAATTCAGGAACTGACACGTGAACATGGCTATACACCGAACGATATTGCAGTGCTTTACCGGACGAATGCCCAGTCACGGGCAATTGAGGATACATTAATGAAATCAACCATCCCATATCAAATGGTAGGTGGAACAAAATTCTACGAGCGAAAAGAAATCAAAGACATGGTAGCTTATCTACGCTTAATCACTAATCCTGATGACGATTTAAGCTTTGAGCGAGTGGTAAATGTTCCAAAGCGCGGTATTGGCAAAACATCGGTCGACCGCATTCGTGCGCATGCTGCCGATCATGGAATTTCCTTTTTTGAAACGGTGAAGGAAATTGACTTTGTCGGTGTTTCGAAAAAGGCTGCACAGGCACTATCGGAATTTGGCTCATTAATTGGATCGCTATCACAGCAACAGGAATTTTTGACCGCAACTGATATGGTTGAAGCGGTTTTAAAGCGGACAGGCTATGAAGAGTCACTAAAAAGAGAAAATACCATCGAATCACAAAGCAGACTGGAAAACTTAGAAGAATTTATGACGGTAACCCAGGATTTTGAGGAAACAAGCGAGGAAGACAAAACCCTTGTTACATTCCTTACTGACCTAGCATTGATTGCTGATATAGATAAGGTGGAAGATGAAGATGAAGTTGCAGATGAAAAAATTACGCTAATGACACTGCATGCTGCAAAGGGCCTTGAATTTCCGGTTGTTTTTCTAATCGGAATGGAAGAAAACGTCTTCCCGCATTCAAGATCCATGTTTGATGAAGATGAAATGGAAGAAGAGCGCAGACTTGCTTACGTTGGGATTACCAGAGCTGAAAAGGAACTTTATGTAACGCATGCAAAAATGCGTACACTATTTGGTCGTACAAATATGAACCCAATTAGCCGATTCATCAACGAAATCCCTACCGACCTGCTTGATGGAATTGAGGAAGCCCGGGAAGCGATGTTTGGAGGACGCAGACCAATCCAAGAAACACCAGCTCCTGTCAAACGCAAAGCACAAAAAATGCAGACAACCACAGGTGCGGAAAATCAGCCATGGTCAACTGGTGACAAAGCATCACACAAAAAATGGGGTACTGGTACTGTTGTGAAGGTTCAAGGTGAGGGGGAAGCAATGGAACTTGATATTGCATTTCCGGCGCCGACCGGCATTAAACGGGTATTGGCAAAATTTGCTCCAATCACGAAACAATAG
- the ligA gene encoding NAD-dependent DNA ligase LigA, with protein MDKQQAQEKIAALTELLNQYNFEYHVLDKPSVPDAEYDQKMQEIRALEEEYPEHVTPESPTQRVGGAPLEGFKKVQHNIPMLSLGNAFNEDDLRDFERRAASGTDSKLSFVCELKIDGLAVSLTYENGKFVRGATRGDGTTGEDITSNLRTIKSIPLSIKEKETIEVRGEAFMPHKSFLALNERREKKEEEPFANPRNAAAGSLRQLDPKIAASRNLDIFLYGVGDWEAEPLSSHSERLDYLKELGFKTNPEWKKCETIEEVIDYVTHWETERPNLSYEIDGIVIKVDSLDQQEELGFTAKSPRWAIAYKFPAEEVMTTLHDIELSVGRTGVITPTAILEAVKVAGTTVKRASLHNEDLIRAKDIKLGDTVVIKKAGDIIPEVVRVVEEKRTGEEKDFRMPEHCPACESELVRLEEEVALRCINPNCPAQLKEGLIHFVSRNAMNIDGLGEKVIIQLFQERLIHTIADIYRLEREDLLKLERMGEKSVDNLQRAIEVSKDNSLEKLLFGLGIRFVGAKAAKTLATHFETMEGLMRAGYEDLIGVDEIGDKMADSIAQYFSEEEVIDLVKELADIGVNMTYKGPKKQDVAEDTIFSGKTVVLTGKMEILTRPEAKAAIEQLGGSVTGSVSKNTDYVIAGEDAGSKLDKAQKLGVSIWNEQQLREVLGK; from the coding sequence GTGGACAAACAACAGGCACAAGAAAAAATCGCTGCACTAACCGAGTTGCTGAATCAATATAACTTTGAATACCATGTGTTGGACAAGCCGAGTGTTCCCGACGCAGAGTATGACCAAAAAATGCAGGAAATCCGTGCATTGGAAGAAGAATATCCAGAGCATGTGACACCTGAATCACCAACACAGCGCGTCGGTGGTGCACCACTGGAAGGTTTTAAGAAGGTACAGCATAATATACCGATGTTAAGCCTTGGCAATGCCTTTAACGAAGATGACCTGCGCGATTTTGAACGGCGCGCAGCAAGTGGTACGGATTCCAAGCTCTCATTTGTATGTGAGCTTAAAATTGACGGGCTGGCCGTATCATTAACCTATGAAAATGGGAAATTTGTTCGTGGCGCAACACGTGGCGACGGAACCACCGGGGAAGATATTACAAGTAATCTTAGAACAATTAAAAGTATTCCACTATCCATTAAAGAGAAGGAAACCATTGAAGTACGTGGTGAAGCCTTCATGCCGCATAAATCCTTTTTGGCTTTAAATGAAAGACGTGAGAAAAAGGAAGAAGAACCATTTGCTAACCCTAGGAATGCCGCAGCTGGTTCATTACGTCAACTTGATCCCAAAATTGCAGCCAGCCGTAACCTGGATATATTTTTATATGGTGTTGGCGACTGGGAGGCAGAACCGCTTTCCTCGCACAGTGAACGGTTAGATTACTTAAAGGAACTTGGATTTAAGACAAATCCGGAATGGAAAAAGTGTGAAACAATCGAGGAAGTAATTGACTACGTAACCCATTGGGAAACAGAACGTCCCAATCTAAGCTACGAAATTGATGGTATTGTCATTAAAGTAGATAGTCTGGATCAACAGGAGGAACTCGGGTTTACGGCAAAAAGCCCGAGATGGGCGATTGCGTATAAGTTTCCTGCTGAAGAGGTAATGACGACCTTACATGACATTGAGCTAAGTGTAGGACGCACGGGCGTGATTACTCCCACTGCGATTTTGGAAGCCGTTAAGGTTGCGGGTACCACGGTTAAGCGTGCTTCTTTACATAATGAAGACCTAATCCGGGCTAAAGATATTAAACTCGGTGATACAGTCGTTATTAAGAAAGCAGGAGATATTATTCCGGAAGTTGTCCGGGTTGTTGAAGAAAAACGAACCGGTGAAGAGAAAGATTTCCGCATGCCTGAACACTGTCCGGCTTGTGAAAGTGAGCTTGTCCGTTTAGAAGAAGAGGTAGCTTTGCGTTGCATTAATCCAAATTGTCCGGCCCAATTAAAAGAGGGACTAATTCATTTTGTTTCAAGAAATGCTATGAATATTGATGGTCTAGGGGAAAAGGTAATCATTCAACTTTTCCAGGAAAGACTCATTCATACAATTGCTGATATTTATCGGTTGGAACGTGAGGATTTATTAAAACTGGAGCGAATGGGTGAAAAATCAGTTGATAACCTCCAAAGGGCGATTGAGGTTTCCAAAGATAATTCGTTGGAAAAGCTCCTATTTGGACTGGGAATTCGCTTTGTAGGGGCAAAGGCTGCAAAGACCTTGGCAACGCACTTTGAAACTATGGAAGGGCTGATGCGGGCTGGCTACGAGGATCTGATCGGCGTTGATGAAATAGGCGATAAAATGGCTGACTCCATTGCGCAATATTTTTCCGAGGAAGAAGTAATCGACCTAGTGAAAGAGCTAGCAGATATTGGTGTTAACATGACATATAAAGGACCGAAGAAACAGGATGTTGCAGAAGACACCATTTTCTCCGGAAAGACAGTGGTATTAACCGGAAAGATGGAAATTTTGACCCGGCCTGAAGCAAAAGCCGCTATCGAGCAATTAGGGGGATCCGTAACAGGCAGCGTCAGTAAAAATACCGATTATGTTATAGCAGGGGAAGATGCTGGTTCGAAGCTGGATAAAGCCCAGAAACTTGGTGTCTCCATTTGGAATGAACAACAGCTTAGAGAAGTCTTAGGTAAGTAA
- the purD gene encoding phosphoribosylamine--glycine ligase — protein sequence MNVLVIGKGGREHSILLKLAESADIKNLYAAPGNGGIAQHATCVAINETEIDQLVDFAKRNQIDLTVVGPEKPLLDGIANRFQDEGLKVFAPTKEAALLEGSKSFAKEFMQKYAIPTAGYATFTDPEEAKSHIKENGAPIVIKADGLAAGKGVVVAETVEEALEAVDNMLVNKAFAEAGETIVVEECLVGKEFSLMAFVNEGNVYPMVPARDHKRAYDNDQGPNTGGMGAFAPVEDITPEIIAYTTREVLQKTADGMVEEGRPFTGILYAGLMQTEDGPKVIEFNTRFGDPETQVVLPLLQNDLLQVFLDVLDGKDPQLKWDDQVALGVVVASVGYPGSYEKGVQLPEIPREGNAYVVHAGTKKVADGIVSDGGRVLLVGAKETNMNEAAKTVYQTLKSLDDTDGFFYRKDIGKH from the coding sequence ATGAATGTACTTGTTATTGGAAAGGGTGGGCGTGAGCATAGTATTTTGCTGAAGCTGGCTGAAAGTGCGGATATCAAAAACCTTTACGCTGCACCTGGCAATGGTGGGATTGCGCAACATGCTACCTGTGTTGCTATAAATGAAACAGAAATAGATCAATTAGTTGATTTCGCTAAACGGAACCAAATTGATCTGACAGTTGTTGGACCTGAAAAACCATTACTCGATGGAATTGCCAACCGTTTTCAGGATGAGGGGCTTAAAGTATTTGCTCCAACGAAGGAAGCAGCCCTTTTAGAAGGCAGTAAAAGTTTTGCCAAAGAATTCATGCAAAAATATGCCATTCCAACGGCGGGCTATGCAACGTTTACAGACCCTGAGGAAGCAAAAAGTCATATCAAAGAAAATGGCGCGCCTATCGTTATTAAGGCAGATGGACTTGCTGCTGGAAAAGGTGTTGTCGTGGCCGAAACGGTTGAGGAAGCACTAGAAGCAGTAGATAACATGCTTGTGAACAAAGCATTTGCTGAAGCGGGAGAAACAATCGTTGTAGAGGAATGCTTAGTCGGCAAAGAGTTTTCCTTGATGGCCTTTGTAAATGAAGGGAATGTTTATCCAATGGTTCCTGCTCGTGACCACAAACGGGCATATGATAATGACCAAGGGCCAAACACTGGCGGAATGGGGGCATTTGCTCCCGTTGAGGATATTACACCGGAGATAATCGCTTATACAACACGCGAAGTTTTGCAAAAAACAGCAGATGGAATGGTGGAAGAAGGTCGTCCGTTTACAGGGATATTGTATGCTGGATTAATGCAAACCGAAGATGGACCTAAGGTGATTGAATTCAATACACGTTTCGGTGATCCTGAAACACAGGTCGTTTTACCGTTGTTACAAAATGATTTATTACAGGTATTCCTCGACGTTTTAGATGGCAAAGACCCACAATTAAAATGGGATGATCAGGTTGCACTTGGTGTCGTTGTTGCGTCGGTTGGCTATCCTGGTTCTTATGAAAAAGGGGTGCAATTACCAGAGATTCCACGGGAAGGCAATGCCTACGTTGTCCACGCCGGCACGAAAAAGGTGGCAGATGGCATCGTGTCTGATGGTGGGCGTGTTCTTTTAGTTGGTGCAAAGGAAACCAATATGAATGAAGCAGCCAAAACGGTCTATCAAACTCTTAAATCACTTGATGACACTGATGGATTCTTCTATCGCAAAGATATCGGTAAACATTGA
- the purH gene encoding bifunctional phosphoribosylaminoimidazolecarboxamide formyltransferase/IMP cyclohydrolase, translating to MTKRALISVSNKDNIEAFAKGLVELDYEIISTGGTLKALQQAGIAASSVEDITGFPEILDGRVKTLHPYVHGGLLADRRNEKHLTQLNDHEITAIDLVIVNLYPFEETLANENTTDADKIENIDIGGPTMLRAAAKNFANVAVVVDPADYSDILNAAKQGNLDEAKRRELAAKVFRHTAHYDALIAGYFNEQIGDDYPNTYSNTYEKVQSLRYGENPHQQAAFYKQSGASSYSLATAKQLHGKELSYNNIQDANAALEMIAEYTEPTVVAVKHMNPCGIGVSDSIVKAFEKAYEADSISIFGGIVACNRKIDADTAKLLHEIFLEIVIAPSFTEEALAILTEKKNIRLLEVSMQQENSKSKKITSVNGGLLVQDQDKGKTSVNEWTYPTKRQPSEKEVADLLFAWQVVKHVKSNAIVLAKDNQTVGIGAGQMNRIGAANIAIEQAGEKAKDSVLASDAFFPMPDTVEAAVKAGVTAIIQPGGSKRDQDSIEVCDKHGIAMVYTGMRHFKH from the coding sequence ATGACGAAGCGTGCTCTGATAAGTGTTTCTAATAAAGACAATATCGAAGCTTTTGCAAAAGGGTTAGTGGAACTTGATTATGAAATTATTTCAACCGGCGGAACATTGAAAGCATTACAACAAGCGGGGATTGCCGCCAGTTCCGTGGAGGATATCACCGGGTTTCCGGAAATCTTAGATGGACGGGTGAAAACATTGCACCCATATGTTCATGGTGGTCTGCTGGCTGATCGCAGAAACGAAAAGCATTTGACGCAATTAAATGATCATGAGATCACAGCGATTGATCTGGTCATCGTTAATCTTTATCCATTCGAAGAAACACTGGCAAATGAGAACACAACTGATGCGGATAAAATAGAAAATATCGATATTGGCGGTCCGACTATGCTTCGCGCAGCAGCCAAAAACTTTGCGAATGTAGCGGTTGTTGTCGATCCTGCAGATTACAGCGATATTCTGAATGCAGCTAAACAAGGCAATTTAGATGAGGCGAAGCGCCGCGAGCTTGCGGCAAAAGTATTCCGTCATACCGCACATTATGATGCACTAATCGCCGGATACTTTAATGAGCAAATTGGCGACGACTACCCGAACACGTACTCTAATACGTATGAAAAAGTGCAATCGCTTCGTTATGGGGAAAATCCGCATCAGCAAGCAGCTTTTTATAAACAGAGTGGTGCATCATCTTACAGTCTAGCAACAGCTAAACAACTCCATGGTAAGGAATTATCCTATAACAATATTCAGGATGCTAACGCTGCACTGGAGATGATAGCTGAATACACTGAGCCAACGGTAGTCGCTGTTAAGCATATGAATCCATGTGGTATTGGTGTGAGTGATTCAATTGTGAAAGCTTTTGAAAAAGCATATGAAGCCGACTCAATTTCAATTTTCGGCGGCATCGTTGCATGCAATCGCAAAATTGATGCAGATACAGCTAAGTTACTGCATGAAATTTTCCTTGAGATTGTTATTGCACCAAGCTTTACCGAGGAAGCATTAGCTATTTTAACTGAAAAGAAAAATATTCGCCTGCTTGAAGTTTCCATGCAACAAGAAAATAGCAAATCGAAAAAAATTACCAGTGTAAATGGCGGGTTGCTTGTTCAGGACCAGGACAAAGGCAAGACAAGTGTGAATGAGTGGACATATCCAACCAAACGTCAGCCATCGGAAAAAGAGGTGGCTGATCTACTGTTCGCATGGCAAGTAGTCAAGCATGTCAAATCAAATGCGATCGTGCTGGCAAAAGATAACCAAACAGTTGGAATAGGTGCTGGACAAATGAACCGGATCGGTGCTGCCAACATTGCGATTGAGCAGGCGGGTGAAAAAGCTAAGGATTCTGTGTTAGCTTCAGATGCATTTTTCCCAATGCCTGACACGGTGGAAGCAGCTGTTAAAGCAGGAGTAACTGCCATCATTCAACCAGGCGGATCAAAGCGCGATCAGGATTCCATTGAAGTATGTGACAAGCACGGAATTGCAATGGTATATACAGGGATGCGACATTTTAAACATTAA
- a CDS encoding YerC/YecD family TrpR-related protein, producing the protein MQIDKLRGKQLDQLFDGILSLQNREECYQFFDDIATMSEIHSIAQRLQVAKMLSEGLTYNTIEKETNASTATISRVRRCINFGSDGYQMVLDRLEEKENK; encoded by the coding sequence TTGCAAATAGATAAACTACGGGGTAAGCAACTGGATCAATTATTTGATGGAATCCTTTCGTTGCAAAATCGCGAGGAATGCTACCAATTTTTTGATGATATTGCGACTATGAGTGAAATTCATTCCATTGCACAGCGTCTGCAGGTAGCAAAAATGTTATCAGAGGGACTCACATACAATACAATCGAAAAAGAAACAAATGCATCTACCGCGACCATTTCCAGGGTCAGACGGTGCATCAATTTTGGCAGTGATGGCTATCAGATGGTGCTTGACCGATTAGAGGAAAAAGAAAATAAATAG